One genomic region from bacterium encodes:
- a CDS encoding ribose-phosphate pyrophosphokinase, whose protein sequence is MKVFCGTANRALGEEVASELGLPLGRVTIRRFEDGEIYARYEESVRGVDAFIIQPTCPPVNENLMELLVMVDALSRASAGRITAVMPYYGYARQDKKHAPRSPITGRLVADLLQSAGVHRVLALDLDADQIEGFFEIPVDHLRALPLFAEYLGTRDLSDAVVVAPDDSAVKTAFRLAERLHLPLAVVFQRGQLHGAGPLTQVVGDVAGRVPVVVDRIVDTPDRMCAALDAIREQGARPEAYVCATHGVLVEGAIDAVCREDVREVVLTNSVPIPPEKRLDKVRVLSGAPLLARAMRNIHLNDSVSTLLS, encoded by the coding sequence ATGAAAGTGTTCTGCGGGACCGCGAACCGCGCGCTCGGCGAGGAGGTCGCCTCCGAGCTCGGGTTGCCTCTCGGCCGCGTCACCATTCGGCGGTTCGAAGATGGCGAGATCTACGCGCGGTACGAGGAGAGCGTCCGCGGCGTAGATGCGTTCATCATCCAGCCGACGTGCCCGCCGGTCAACGAGAATCTCATGGAGCTGCTCGTCATGGTGGACGCGCTCAGCCGGGCGTCCGCGGGGCGCATCACCGCGGTGATGCCGTACTACGGCTATGCGCGGCAGGACAAGAAGCACGCGCCGCGGTCGCCGATCACTGGACGCCTCGTGGCGGATCTCCTCCAGAGCGCCGGCGTGCACCGCGTGCTCGCACTGGACCTCGACGCCGACCAGATCGAGGGGTTCTTCGAGATCCCGGTGGACCATCTGCGCGCGCTTCCGCTGTTCGCGGAGTATCTCGGGACGCGCGACCTCTCGGATGCGGTCGTGGTGGCGCCGGACGACAGTGCCGTCAAGACCGCGTTCCGGCTGGCCGAGCGGCTGCACCTGCCGCTCGCGGTGGTGTTCCAGCGGGGCCAACTCCATGGCGCCGGCCCGCTGACCCAGGTCGTCGGCGACGTGGCGGGACGGGTACCCGTCGTGGTCGATCGGATCGTGGATACGCCCGATCGGATGTGCGCGGCGCTCGACGCGATCCGGGAACAGGGCGCGCGTCCGGAGGCGTACGTGTGCGCGACGCACGGCGTGCTCGTGGAAGGGGCGATCGACGCCGTGTGCCGCGAGGACGTGCGGGAGGTCGTGCTGACGAACAGCGTCCCGATTCCTCCCGAGAAGCGGCTCGACAAGGTGCGCGTGCTGTCGGGCGCGCCGCTGCTCGCCCGCGCCATGCGCAACATCCACCTGAACGATTCGGTCAGCACCCTGCTGAGCTGA
- a CDS encoding WecB/TagA/CpsF family glycosyltransferase: MSRIDILGVGFDPIDLDGAAARIVEFALQPDPRLVVTVNVEMVMLARRDADVRGILRRASLVVADGVGVVWGSRQLGRTLPGRVPGIDLAARLCQEAARRQWRVYLLGGRPGVADGAAARLRAWYPGLLVVGARDGYFSPDADRDVVRAIRDAAPTVLLAGLGAPRQERWLSERLADLSVPVAMGIGGALDVWTGRARRAPRVWQTLGLEWCYRLLREPRRFGRQLAIPHFMAVVYGQRLRALLHPASGS; the protein is encoded by the coding sequence ATGAGCCGGATCGACATTCTCGGGGTCGGTTTCGACCCGATCGACCTCGACGGCGCCGCGGCGCGGATCGTTGAGTTCGCCCTGCAACCGGACCCCCGCCTCGTCGTTACGGTCAACGTGGAGATGGTGATGCTCGCGCGCAGGGACGCGGACGTACGGGGGATCCTGCGCCGGGCGTCCCTGGTCGTCGCGGACGGGGTTGGTGTCGTGTGGGGATCGCGGCAGCTCGGCCGCACGCTGCCGGGGCGCGTGCCGGGCATCGACCTCGCGGCCCGCCTGTGTCAAGAGGCCGCGCGGCGTCAGTGGCGCGTCTACCTCCTCGGCGGTCGTCCTGGCGTGGCCGACGGTGCCGCAGCGCGCCTACGCGCGTGGTACCCTGGGCTTCTGGTTGTGGGTGCGCGGGACGGGTACTTCTCGCCGGACGCCGACCGCGACGTCGTGCGCGCGATTCGTGACGCAGCGCCGACCGTCCTGCTCGCGGGACTGGGGGCGCCACGCCAGGAGCGCTGGCTCTCGGAGCGGCTCGCGGACCTCAGCGTGCCCGTCGCAATGGGGATCGGGGGCGCCTTGGACGTGTGGACCGGGCGCGCCCGGCGCGCGCCGCGGGTGTGGCAGACGCTGGGCCTCGAATGGTGCTACCGACTCCTGCGCGAGCCGAGACGCTTTGGCCGGCAGCTCGCGATCCCGCACTTCATGGCGGTCGTCTACGGGCAGCGTCTCCGCGCGTTGCTGCATCCTGCGTCCGGGTCGTGA
- a CDS encoding stage V sporulation protein S yields the protein MGEVLKVSADSKPKAVAGAVAAVLREKGSVELQAVGAGAVNQAVKAIAITRGFVAPNGIDLIAIPAFTKVEIEGEERTAIRFLVQAR from the coding sequence ATGGGGGAGGTTCTGAAGGTCTCGGCCGACTCGAAGCCCAAGGCCGTGGCGGGTGCGGTGGCTGCGGTGCTGCGGGAGAAGGGATCGGTCGAGCTTCAGGCCGTGGGCGCCGGTGCCGTGAATCAAGCTGTCAAGGCGATCGCCATCACACGTGGGTTTGTCGCTCCGAACGGCATCGACCTGATCGCGATCCCGGCGTTCACCAAGGTGGAGATTGAAGGCGAAGAGCGAACCGCCATCCGTTTCCTGGTCCAGGCGCGCTAG